A genomic region of Homo sapiens chromosome 4, GRCh38.p14 Primary Assembly contains the following coding sequences:
- the SGCB gene encoding beta-sarcoglycan isoform 2 (isoform 2 is encoded by transcript variant 2), translating to MAAAAAAAAEQITLVIWAVIRIGPNGCDSMEFHESGLLRFKQVSDMGVIHPLYKSTVGGRRNENLVITGNNQPIVFQQGTTKLSVENNKTSITSDIGMQFFDPRTQNILFSTDYETHEFHLPSGVKSLNVQKASTERITSNATSDLNIKVDGRAIVRGNEGVFIMGKTIEFHMGGNMELKAENSIILNGSVMVSTTRLPSSSSGDQLGSGDWVRYKLCMCADGTLFKVQVTSQNMGCQISDNPCGNTH from the exons atggcggcagcggcggcggcggctgcagaACAG ATAACACTTGTTATTTGGGCCGTGATTCGCATTGGACCAAATGGCTGTGATAGTATGGAGTTTCATGAAAGTGGCCTGCTTCGATTTAAGCAAGTATCTGACATGGGAGTGATCCACCCTCTTTATAAAAGCACAGTAGGAGGAAGGCGAAATGAAAATTTGGTCATCACTGGCAACAACCAGCCT ATTGTTTTTCAGCAAGGGACAACAAAGCTCAGtgtagaaaacaacaaaacttctATTACAAGTGACATCGGCATGCAGTTTTTTGACCCGAGGACTCAAAATATCTTATTCAGCACAGACTATGAAACTCATGAGTTTCATTTGCCAAGTGGAGTGAAAAGTTTGAATGTTCAAAAGGCATCTACTGAAAGG attaCCAGCAATGCTACCagtgatttaaatataaaagttgaTGGGCGTGCTATTGTGCGTGGAAATGAAGGTGTATTCATTATGGGCAAAACCATTGAATTTCACATGGGTGGTAATATGGAGTTAAAGGCG GAAAACAGTATCATCCTAAATGGATCTGTGATGGTCAGCACCACCCGCCTACCCAGTTCCTCCAGTGGAGACCAGTTGGGTAGTGGTGACTGGGTACGCTACAAGCTCTGCATGTGTGCTGATGGGACGCTCTTCAAGGTGCAAGTAACCAGCCAGAACATGGGCTGCCAAATCTCAGACAACCCCTGTGGAAACACTCATTAA
- the SGCB gene encoding beta-sarcoglycan isoform 1 (isoform 1 is encoded by transcript variant 1), whose protein sequence is MAAAAAAAAEQQSSNGPVKKSMREKAVERRSVNKEHNSNFKAGYIPIDEDRLHKTGLRGRKGNLAICVIILLFILAVINLIITLVIWAVIRIGPNGCDSMEFHESGLLRFKQVSDMGVIHPLYKSTVGGRRNENLVITGNNQPIVFQQGTTKLSVENNKTSITSDIGMQFFDPRTQNILFSTDYETHEFHLPSGVKSLNVQKASTERITSNATSDLNIKVDGRAIVRGNEGVFIMGKTIEFHMGGNMELKAENSIILNGSVMVSTTRLPSSSSGDQLGSGDWVRYKLCMCADGTLFKVQVTSQNMGCQISDNPCGNTH, encoded by the exons atggcggcagcggcggcggcggctgcagaACAG caAAGTTCCAATGGTCCTGTAAAGAAGTCCATGCGTGAGAAGGCTGTTGAGAGAAGGAGTGTCAATAAAGAGCACAACAGTAACTTTAAAGCTGGATACATTCCGATTGATGAAGATCGTCTCCACAAAACAGGGTTGAGAGGAAGAAAGGGCAATTTAGCCATCTGTGTGATTATCCTCTTGTTTATCCTGGCTGTCATCAATTTAATA ATAACACTTGTTATTTGGGCCGTGATTCGCATTGGACCAAATGGCTGTGATAGTATGGAGTTTCATGAAAGTGGCCTGCTTCGATTTAAGCAAGTATCTGACATGGGAGTGATCCACCCTCTTTATAAAAGCACAGTAGGAGGAAGGCGAAATGAAAATTTGGTCATCACTGGCAACAACCAGCCT ATTGTTTTTCAGCAAGGGACAACAAAGCTCAGtgtagaaaacaacaaaacttctATTACAAGTGACATCGGCATGCAGTTTTTTGACCCGAGGACTCAAAATATCTTATTCAGCACAGACTATGAAACTCATGAGTTTCATTTGCCAAGTGGAGTGAAAAGTTTGAATGTTCAAAAGGCATCTACTGAAAGG attaCCAGCAATGCTACCagtgatttaaatataaaagttgaTGGGCGTGCTATTGTGCGTGGAAATGAAGGTGTATTCATTATGGGCAAAACCATTGAATTTCACATGGGTGGTAATATGGAGTTAAAGGCG GAAAACAGTATCATCCTAAATGGATCTGTGATGGTCAGCACCACCCGCCTACCCAGTTCCTCCAGTGGAGACCAGTTGGGTAGTGGTGACTGGGTACGCTACAAGCTCTGCATGTGTGCTGATGGGACGCTCTTCAAGGTGCAAGTAACCAGCCAGAACATGGGCTGCCAAATCTCAGACAACCCCTGTGGAAACACTCATTAA
- the SGCB gene encoding beta-sarcoglycan isoform 3 (isoform 3 is encoded by transcript variant 3): MEFHESGLLRFKQVSDMGVIHPLYKSTVGGRRNENLVITGNNQPIVFQQGTTKLSVENNKTSITSDIGMQFFDPRTQNILFSTDYETHEFHLPSGVKSLNVQKASTERITSNATSDLNIKVDGRAIVRGNEGVFIMGKTIEFHMGGNMELKAENSIILNGSVMVSTTRLPSSSSGDQLGSGDWVRYKLCMCADGTLFKVQVTSQNMGCQISDNPCGNTH; the protein is encoded by the exons ATGGAGTTTCATGAAAGTGGCCTGCTTCGATTTAAGCAAGTATCTGACATGGGAGTGATCCACCCTCTTTATAAAAGCACAGTAGGAGGAAGGCGAAATGAAAATTTGGTCATCACTGGCAACAACCAGCCT ATTGTTTTTCAGCAAGGGACAACAAAGCTCAGtgtagaaaacaacaaaacttctATTACAAGTGACATCGGCATGCAGTTTTTTGACCCGAGGACTCAAAATATCTTATTCAGCACAGACTATGAAACTCATGAGTTTCATTTGCCAAGTGGAGTGAAAAGTTTGAATGTTCAAAAGGCATCTACTGAAAGG attaCCAGCAATGCTACCagtgatttaaatataaaagttgaTGGGCGTGCTATTGTGCGTGGAAATGAAGGTGTATTCATTATGGGCAAAACCATTGAATTTCACATGGGTGGTAATATGGAGTTAAAGGCG GAAAACAGTATCATCCTAAATGGATCTGTGATGGTCAGCACCACCCGCCTACCCAGTTCCTCCAGTGGAGACCAGTTGGGTAGTGGTGACTGGGTACGCTACAAGCTCTGCATGTGTGCTGATGGGACGCTCTTCAAGGTGCAAGTAACCAGCCAGAACATGGGCTGCCAAATCTCAGACAACCCCTGTGGAAACACTCATTAA